The Microbulbifer sp. TB1203 nucleotide sequence AAATCCGGCAGCTTGTGCACGCGGACCCACACCAGCGGCCGGTCCTGCTTCAGGCTTTCGCGCACCGGCGCGAGCATCTGCGCATTGGTCCACAGCTGGGAGTGGCAGCTCATGCAGGTGTAGGTATCCGGCAGCCCGGCAAAGGTCGAGCGGTCCACAGAGGTATGGCAGTAGCGGCAGTCGATGCCCAGGCCGCCCACGTGATGTTCATGGCTGAAAGGCACCGGCTGTTCCGGTACCGCGCCCTGGCCGGTGAGATAGGGGGAGCGGTCCACGAAATAGGCGACACAGGCGACGGCCAGCAGCGCCAGCGCGCCGCCGACGAGCAGAATGCGTGTCAGCCCATTGATCCTGGGGTGAAAGATCTGCGGCATGGGCACCTTCCATGGGGGAATGCCTTGCTGGACTGCCTGTTAGGGTTTCTAGCAGCCTAGCCCATTTGGTCGCGGGGAGGGGCGGCCACAGAGGTCCATCACAGACGGACGTTGGCGGAGATTCGCTCTAAACTTCAGCTATGGAATCCAGATCCCTTTATCTTCTTGCCGCGGACGCCGTCCTGCTTTTTCACACGCTATTTGTGGCGTTTGTCGTGTTCAGTTTGCCGTTGATCTTTATGGGCAAATTTTTGCGCTGGTCCTGGGTGCGCAATCCCTGGTACAGGTTGGCGCATCTGCTGGCAATCGCCATAGTGGTCCTGGAATCCTGGGCGGGAGTTATCTGCCCGTTCACCATTTGGGAAATGGCACTGCGTACGAAAACCGGTGAAGCGGTGTATACGGGTTCGTTTATATCCCATTGGCTGGATACGCTCTTGTACTACCAGGCGCCGGAGTGGGTGTTCAGAGTTGTGTATACCGCATTTGGGCTGCTTGTTCTCGGAAGCTGGTATTGGGTGCGCCCGCGCCCGCTCAGAAAACCCGCTCCTCCGGCGTGAATCCTGCCCTTATTTACTGCCGATCAGTCCAAAAGCCGCCCCTTCAGGATCAACGGCGATGAGGTAATATTCATCGCTTTCGGGAATCTGTCCGGGTGGCATGGTCAGGGTGCCGCCCAGGCGCGTGATGGTTGTGGCCGCTGTGTCTATGTCCGTCACCCGGAAAAAATAGAGCCAGTTCGGCCGGACGTCCGGGGGACAGGTCATGACGGCGCCGATGTCGGCCCTGTGATTGAGGAATTCGTAGCTGCCCATTTCCCCCATGTCCATTTCGCCACTCTTGCGCCAGCCGAATTGATTGCCATAGAAGGCCGGCGCGGCCCTCTGGTCAGTGGTCATAAGCTGGTTCCAGGCGCAGTGGCCGATGGCCGAGGTATCCGTGCTGAAGGCCCGGCTTTCTTCCCCGCCGGTGGGGTGCATTATGTAGAAAGGAACGCCCTGGGGGTCGCAGACCATCGCCAGGGTGCCCGCACCGGGAATCGCCATGGCCGGCATCATCACAGTGCCCCCATCGGCGCCGATGGCCGCCAGGCTTTTCTCCACATCGTCCACGCAGATATAGCCCATCCAGTTGGGCTGCGCGCCGTGCTCCCGCTGTTCCCGGGTGAGCTGCAGCAGCCCGCCCACCGGTTCCTCCCCCGCATTCACGATGCGGTAGTCGCGGCCGGGCTGGCCGCTGTCGGAAAACCGCCAGCCCGTCAGTTCGCCGTAAAAGGCCTGGGCCGTGTCGGCGTCTGCGCTCATCAGCTCGTACCAGATAAAATCGCCGTGTCTGTTTGCCATGTCAGCCCCCTACTGCTTTCTCTCGCCCAGATCCACTACCGGCTCAAAGCCGCCGTAAATCAGGCGCATGCCGTCGAAAGGCATGGGATTCTTCTCCGGATTCATGCGCGGGTCCGTCTTCATCAACTCTTCCATCTTGCCCATGCCCGCATCGCGGGTCGCCTTGTCCGGCCATTCGATCCAGGAAAACACCACTGTCTCCCCGTCTTTGGCCTGGACGGCGCCGTAGAAGTCGTTGGTCTTGCCTTTGGGCACGTCGTTCCCCCAGCACTCCATCACGCGCAGCGCGCCCTGCTCAACAAACGCACTGTTCGCGGTTTTGGCGTGCTCGATAAAGCGCTGTTTGTTGTCGGTGGGTACCGCCAGTACGAAGCCGTCGATATAGGACATGGGGTGATTCCTCCACTTGCCTGGTTGATTGTCCAATCCTGGTCGAACGGGCGCGGGAGATTTCGACAACTGGAGTGATGGCGAGCGGTGTTGTGTGTCGCAGCCATATCGCTCGCGGAGCCCTGGGCTCGGAAACACCGGGAAGGTGAGGGCTGAAGGGGCAGACGGCGCACTCCGTTGCGCCGTCTTTCTGCTGGTCTGTTGTAGGGTTTAACCGGCTTTCTTTTGCAAGCTGTCGCGCACGCTCAGCGCATCGTAGCTGTCCCCACTGGAAGGCCTTACTCCCTTGCCCATGCGGATTTCCAGAACCGATTCCGCGCGGCTGCCCCCCCCGGCACTGACACCCGCGGAATAAGTGGGTGGGGTCGAGTAGGATCTGGTGGTGCAGCCGAGCAGGCCGCAGTCCCGGGTAATCACCCGGTCGCCGCTGCTGAACCCGCTTTGCATTTCGGTTTCCTTGCGGTCCACCATACTTTCGCGGTTCACGACCACGAACCAGTCATAGCCCTTGAGCAGGGTCAGCTCCGCGGCGCGCAGCAGCGCGTAGTCCATGGCCCGGTCCCGGTCGTCGCCCCGGGCTTTGAAGGTCACCCGGTAGCGATTGTCCGAAATCCGGCTCTCTTTATAGCCGTACCCGGAGCCGTTGGCCGGCTTGTAGGCCGACTGGGAAGCGCAGCCGGTGGCGAGGAGAATGGCAAATGCGATCAAAGCATGGATTTTCATGGGTCACCCCCAACAGTTTGTTTGTGTAATGGCGTCTTTATTGAGCTGACGGACGGGCCGGCGTTTTATTCCAATCTTCGGCGATAATTTTTGCCTCGGCTCCCGGGTCGATGTCCGTTGCGACCATGGCGTCCAGGGTGCTGTCCAGCAGCGAGCCGCCGCTGGCGGTCTGGTAGGTGCCGGGTTCCTGTACGGCATCCTGTTGAACCGACGCGGTCAGCTGCCACTCGCCGTCCCCGCTTCGACAGGCAATGTTTTCGGACCCTTGCGCGCCGCTTACCACCTGATACTGCCGACAGTAGTCGCCCTGTCGACTGATGAAGGTGAGCCGCGGTGTCAGTTGGCGGCCGTCGGCCAATTCCTGGGTCTTGCCGCTGGGGGCGTGCTCCAGGGTCGCGGCGATGGGCCGCCAGCCGTTGTCATCGCCCTGCGGCTGGCCCGGCAGCAACCAGCCCGCGCCCAGACCGATGGCCAGGGTAACCGCGGCGGCGATACCGGCGTGGCGCTGCAACTGTTCGTGCGCCCGCCGCCAGAGCGGGAATTGGATCACCTGCGCCGATCGGGGCGGGCTCTCCTCGGCGAGCATGGTGGTCACCGCCTCCGGCAGGGGGCGCTCGTCGATGGACGAGTAGGTGACGGCCAGCAGCTGGTCGACGCTGGCCAGTTCCGCGAGGCGGTCGCTGAGCGTCTCGTCTTCGCACAGTCGCTGGCGAACGTGCTCCATCTCCGCTTCCGGTAGCTCCGCGTCGAGAAAGGCGGACAGGGTCTCGTCGGTCAGCTTGTTTTCGTTGCTGCTGTTCATGTTGTCCTCGCCGGGGATGCGTTCAGGATCTCACACAGCGCCGCGCGGGCGCGGGCCAGACGGCTCATCACTGTGCCCATGGGAATCTCCAGAGTCGCCGCCACTTCCTTGTAGGACATGCCCTGGAGGGCGACCAGGGCGAGAATGGACCGCTGGTCGTTCGGCAGCCGATCCATGGCCCGGTTTACCCGTTCCAGCTCCATCTCGCCGGCAATGGCCCGCTCTCCGTCGACTATCTGACCTTCGCTCAACTCCGGTTGCTGGGCCGCCTCCTGGCGGACTTTGCGCGAGCGGTACTCATCGATCCACAGATTGCGGCACACGCGAAACACCCATTTGTTCAAATCCACGTCCTTTGGAATTTTTTTGCTCAACACCCGTTCGACGGTGCTCTGCAACAAGTCGTCGGCGTCCGCCATGGAGCCTGTCAACGAGTAGGCAAAGCGCCGTATCATGGGTACCAGAGACGTCAGCTCTTGTTTCATATTTGAGGTCTCACAATATCTTCACCCGGAAGACGGCCGGGCCCCCGAATCTATTCCCCGGATTTTATGTCAAATCGGGGAATTTTATTGAGCCAGAAACGTGATTAGAGTATTGAGTCATAGTTAGCGGAATCGGTGATATGAAATACCACAGGCAAAAAAAGAGAAATCCTCTGATTGTGGGTGGTCTGGGCCTGCTCCTGTGTCTGTCGCCTGCGGCCCGGGCCCAGGTGCTGGACTCCGGATCCATTCTGAACCAGGTGGAGAGCGTGACCGGTGAAGCGGAGCGGGTGACCCAGGACCTCGAATCCAACGCCGCGGATGCCGTGCGGGAAACACAAGAGGCGGTGAACACTGGAGAATTGACAGACGCGGTGAACGCCGGCGAATTGATAGACACAGTGAACGTCGACGAATTGACAGATGCGCTGGATGTCGACGAATTGACAGACGCAGTGAACGCCGGCGAATTGATAAACGCAGTCGAATCCACTTTGGATCCATTGACCGGTCTCCCGGAGCGGTTGCCAATCGTCAATGCCGGCGGGGCCACGGTTTTTGTCGACGTCGAGGTGGAAAACGGCTGGCGCGCGGTGGAGCGCCAATGGCTGGTGATGCTCGAACCCGGTGAACTGGCTGTCTTGCGCCAACTGGATATCGAAATCCTCGAGCAAACCGATTTCGGTGGACTGGGCCTCAGTTTATTGCGCTTCCGCGTGCCTAAGGAGATAGACTCCCGCGACGCACTGCGGCGGCTACTGCCGGCCGCGCTGGTGGACCGCTTCGATCGCAACCATATTTACAACCCCCAAATTTACAACCCCCAAAAAGCCGACGGCAAGACGGTTTCCCAGGAGGCCTCAGAGGGGGCGTCGTCGTCGATTTGCGGGCAGTCGCTGAATATCGGCATGGTGGACACCGCCATTCAACTGGATCACCCCGCTTTTGGTCACAGCCGCATCCGGGAGAAAAGCTTTCTCGAACAGGATATCGACCAACCCGATGCCCACGGTACCGCGGTAGCCGGTTTATTCGTGGGCGCCATCGAGCAAATGCCGCCGCGCCTGCCCGGTGCGACGCTGTACAACGCCTCGGTGTTTTACTCGCGCAATCAATATGCCCAGGGCGCGACCATGATGCACCTGGTCGAGGCACTGAACTGGTTGATGAGCAAAGACGTCGAGGTGATCAATATGAGCCTGTCGGGACCGGACAACCGGATCCTCGCGGCAGCCGTCGATCAGGTGATCGGGCGCGGCAAAGCCATTGTGGCCGCGGCCGGCAATGCCGGACCGGCTGCACCGCCGCTGTATCCCGCGGCTTACCCCGGTGTGATTTCCGCCACCGCCGTGGACAGTGAGCAGCGCATCTACCGCTGGGCCAACCGTGGCGAACACGTGGATTTTGCCGCGTTCGGTGTGTCTGTGGTTACCGCGCGCAGTGGCAGTGAATTCGGCCGTGAAAGCGGAACTTCCATGGCCGCGCCCGTGGTTTCCGCATTCGTGGCCTGTGAACTGGCCGACAATCCCGGCGGTGCGGACGAGGTGATCGATCGCCTGGCCAACAGGGCGCTGGACCTGGGCGAGCCGGGACGGGACCCGGTGTTCGGGTATGGATTGTTGCAGTGAATTCCAGTAACTAAATAGAAGGCATCTCTAGTACTGCGCGCTGGGCACCAAAAGGTTTGAAACTCACGCCAGCCCTGCCCGGTGCGCACGGCGCACCCTACGGCAATCACCCCTGTAGGAGCGGCCCATGGCCGCGATCAGACTTCGGGCTACCCCACACATCGATCGCGGCCATGGGCCGCTCCTACAGCCGGACCAAGGGTCCCCCGGTTAAAAACTGGCCTTCAGCACCAGGGAGGCGAGGGTTTCGCTGTAGTCGGCACTTTCCAGGTCGGAATCGTGGTTGCCATATTCCACCTTTCCAACCGCGGAGATTGCCGGGCTGAGTTCTATCTCCCAACGGGTTTCCAGAGTGCTGCGCACGTCGTTGCGAGGGCCGTCAATGGCCGGGTTGAACGCGGAATAATCCCGCTCCGTACGACGCCAGGCCAGTTGAAACGTGTTATCCCTGCCCCACAGGGAAAACCGGTTGGAGTAACGGCCGCGAAAACCGAAGCCCCGGTAGTCGAACAGATTTGAGTCGGCGTCCTCGTCTTCGAAGCTCAGGCCCAGGGAGAAAAAGCTCGCGGCTTCGTTAAAAAACACGAACAAGTCCGTATCCACGCCATCGGCGGCGGCATCGCGTGCCGGGTTGTCGGAAAACGTTTTATCGCGCTGATTGAGTGCGGCGCGCAGATAAAATCGGTCGTTCAGCAATTTTCCCGCATACAGGCTGCGCTGTTCCAACTCCAGAAAAGGCTCGCCGGCCAGATCCGCGTTGGCGCGGTGATAACTGCTGCCCAGGGTCAACAGGCTGAAATCGTAACTCGCCTCGAAGGACAGGTTGCCCACTGTCTGGTCGAATTTGTCAAACTCCCGGTAGGCTTTGCGGGTGTGTCGATAGCCGCCTTTCAGGGTAAGTTTTTTCGTGGGATTGAAGCGACCTTCCACGCGAGCGTTCAGGAGGGTGGCCGTATCGGCGACGTTCGCCACGCGGTCCAGCTCCTGAACCGTGAGATTGTTGTCGTATTCCAGGCCGGCGCTGGCTTCGAAATTGATGTCCGCCTTATCGTCGGCCGCGGCGGTTGTGGCGAGAGCGCAGCAGCACAGAGCCAACAACGGGTTTGAAAGTCGAATATTCATGATTCTGGCTCCTTCTATCTAATGGTTGGGGCCGTCTTGAAAAGGTCACTTTGGAGTGGGGCCACACTGCGGCCCCACGTCCGGGTTGGTGATTACAGGTCGCCCAGCAGACCGGCATCCAGACTTTCCTCGATGCTGCCATTCACGGTTTCCTGCACGGTAGCGGTGATTTCCCCATCCACCGCGGATTCCACTTGTTCGGCCACCTCGACGTCCACTGCCGCCGCAGTAGTGGCTTCCACGGTTTCGTCGATGCTGCTGGTAACCGCCGCACTAACGTCCGCGGCGATATCCGTATTTATTTGGCTCGCCAGATTCCCGACAGCCTCGGCCGAGGCGTCCATCGCGGCAGCGGCTGCTCCTTCGGTTCGGGCCCGGGCGAGATTGACATTGCTGTTGGCTTTTTCCTTTGTCTCGCCCGCTGCGTTCCTTGTCCTGTCCGCTCCGGCGCGCGCCTTAGTGCCGACAGCTACCGCTGTGGAATGGGCGTGGTTGGCTCCGGCGCGAAGACCGCTTTGTGCCTTGCTGCCCGCTTCCTCCGACTGCCCGGCCGCGTTATCGGCTGACTTCCTGGCTCCCGTGCCGATTTGGAAAGCCGAGTCGCCGCTTCCGCGGAGGGAGCTGCCGTTGGACAGCGATGCGTTGCCGCCCGAACTTTGCCCATTTGCATTTGCTTCGGTGGACATCTGTGCGCGGGCCTGAGAGTTTTGATTCATTTGAACCTGCGACTCTTCCCCGGTACCCGTGGACATCTCCGACTGCATTTGCGCGTCGGCACTGACCTCCGCACTGACACTCGTTCCGCTTTGTGCATAAGCGTTCGCAACCAGGACAAGGCTGGCGGCGGTGATAAGGCTTGCTTCTAGAAATGATCGATAGAGTTGCATAGCTGAGTCCTCTTGTTGGTTTCACTGAGACGACGGGCGAGTGGGCGATTTATTCCATCGCCGGCTCGATTGTTGCCAACAAGGGCTCAGACAACTTGAAAGAGCACTGGTAGTTTGCTGAATGGAAGGTTGCCCGGGAGCAAAACTTCTGGACAATAAATCGGCCCCGGTTCTCTGATTCCTTCTCAGCGAGTACCCGATACCATGCTCCGTCCCGATTACCTGGGCGCCTCCCGTCCGCGACTGATACTGTATCTCCCCCATCGCCCGGAGGGCCTGGCGCAGCTCCTGGGCGCTCCCACCGCCCGGGCGTTGATTGCCGTCAACTCCAACCACTGGCGCAAGATAGTGACCCTGCTGGCCAAGATCGCGAGCCCGGTCGCCGATGACTGGCGCCGCTTCCGGGATGAAGATCTGTTCCGGCAGACGGCGCTTTGCTTTGCGCCCAGGCTGAGCGGCATTTCCACCTGGCACTGGATCGGTGGCAGGGACAACCTGCAGCGCTTTGACGGCCTTCACCACCGTGCTCAGCCGCTGGCCGGCAGCCCCGATGTTTCCATCGACCCCGACAAACGCCTGTTGCTGACCCCCTATCCGGACTATCGGCAGCTCAGCAATACGCTGGTGGACCATATCCGCTCTGCCCTGGATAGCTGCGGCTTCTACGGCAACTGAGTCGCCGTCACCAAGGTCGATCGATGCTGACAACTCGGTAGAATGGCGCCCTGGCTCTTACTCATCGCAATGTTCAAACAATGACCCGAACCTATTTCCTCGGCTGCCCGCAGTGGCAACACCCCGCCTGGAATGCAAGGCTTCCGTCTGGCCGGAGCCCACTTGAGCGATACAGCAAGGTGTTTAACTGCGTCGAGGGCAACACCACCTTTTATGCCACTCCCAGCCGCGAGCAGTGCCGGCAGTGGCGTTCACAGGTGCCCGACGATTTCCGCTTCCTGTTCAAGTTTCCGCGCCAGGTCACCCACGATCGGTTACTGGCCGGGGCCGGTTCCGAGGTGCAGGCCTTTCTGGAGATTCTCGCCCCGCTCGAGGATGTGTTCGGCCCTTTTCTCCTGCAACTTCCCGCGGCATTTGGGCCCCAACATCTGGATAACCTGTGGCGATTTATCGATGCGTTGCCCGCGGCCCTGTCCTGCACTGTCGAGATGCGTCACAGTGCCTTTTTCAGCAAAGGCGAAGCGGAGAGGGCCCTGAATCGGGGCCTGCGGCAGCGGAATATCGCCCGCGTGTGCTTTGACAGCCGCGCCCTCTTCACCGCAGCGCCGGACAGCGAGGCAACCCGTGACGCCCAGCGCAAAAAGCCCAGGGTTCCGGTACATCTGCTCCCCGTCGACGCATCCCCGGTGATCCGCTATATCGGCCATCCCGACCTGGAGGCCAACCGCCCCTTTCTGGCGCCCTGGGTTGAGCGGGTCGGCACCTGGATCGAGGAGGGGCGACGCCCCTTTGTCTTCATGCATATGCCGGATAAAGGCGATGCCCTCTCCCTGGCTGTGCTCTGGAGCGAGTTGCTGAGCGAGCGTGTGCCGCAGGCGGCAGCCCTGTGCCTAAACGAAAAACAGCCCCAGATGGGGCTGTTTTAGAGTCTGTCAGGCCAGATCAAATCTGAATCTCTACAGTCGGCCGTGGAGTGTCAAAGATGTAAAAAAAACGGGCCCAATCGGGCCCGTTTTGCGTAAAGGAAAAGCGGTCTATTTCTTCGTC carries:
- a CDS encoding cytochrome c3 family protein; this encodes MPQIFHPRINGLTRILLVGGALALLAVACVAYFVDRSPYLTGQGAVPEQPVPFSHEHHVGGLGIDCRYCHTSVDRSTFAGLPDTYTCMSCHSQLWTNAQMLAPVRESLKQDRPLVWVRVHKLPDFVYFNHQAHVTRGIGCESCHGRVDRMPLMRQAKPMTMQWCLDCHRHPAIALRPKDRITAMGYAPAGNGDALLHQYRIHTDRMTECVICHR
- a CDS encoding DUF2784 domain-containing protein, with the protein product MESRSLYLLAADAVLLFHTLFVAFVVFSLPLIFMGKFLRWSWVRNPWYRLAHLLAIAIVVLESWAGVICPFTIWEMALRTKTGEAVYTGSFISHWLDTLLYYQAPEWVFRVVYTAFGLLVLGSWYWVRPRPLRKPAPPA
- a CDS encoding S8 family serine peptidase, whose translation is MKYHRQKKRNPLIVGGLGLLLCLSPAARAQVLDSGSILNQVESVTGEAERVTQDLESNAADAVRETQEAVNTGELTDAVNAGELIDTVNVDELTDALDVDELTDAVNAGELINAVESTLDPLTGLPERLPIVNAGGATVFVDVEVENGWRAVERQWLVMLEPGELAVLRQLDIEILEQTDFGGLGLSLLRFRVPKEIDSRDALRRLLPAALVDRFDRNHIYNPQIYNPQKADGKTVSQEASEGASSSICGQSLNIGMVDTAIQLDHPAFGHSRIREKSFLEQDIDQPDAHGTAVAGLFVGAIEQMPPRLPGATLYNASVFYSRNQYAQGATMMHLVEALNWLMSKDVEVINMSLSGPDNRILAAAVDQVIGRGKAIVAAAGNAGPAAPPLYPAAYPGVISATAVDSEQRIYRWANRGEHVDFAAFGVSVVTARSGSEFGRESGTSMAAPVVSAFVACELADNPGGADEVIDRLANRALDLGEPGRDPVFGYGLLQ
- a CDS encoding RNA polymerase sigma factor; its protein translation is MKQELTSLVPMIRRFAYSLTGSMADADDLLQSTVERVLSKKIPKDVDLNKWVFRVCRNLWIDEYRSRKVRQEAAQQPELSEGQIVDGERAIAGEMELERVNRAMDRLPNDQRSILALVALQGMSYKEVAATLEIPMGTVMSRLARARAALCEILNASPARTT
- a CDS encoding VOC family protein: MANRHGDFIWYELMSADADTAQAFYGELTGWRFSDSGQPGRDYRIVNAGEEPVGGLLQLTREQREHGAQPNWMGYICVDDVEKSLAAIGADGGTVMMPAMAIPGAGTLAMVCDPQGVPFYIMHPTGGEESRAFSTDTSAIGHCAWNQLMTTDQRAAPAFYGNQFGWRKSGEMDMGEMGSYEFLNHRADIGAVMTCPPDVRPNWLYFFRVTDIDTAATTITRLGGTLTMPPGQIPESDEYYLIAVDPEGAAFGLIGSK
- a CDS encoding DUF1428 domain-containing protein, translated to MSYIDGFVLAVPTDNKQRFIEHAKTANSAFVEQGALRVMECWGNDVPKGKTNDFYGAVQAKDGETVVFSWIEWPDKATRDAGMGKMEELMKTDPRMNPEKNPMPFDGMRLIYGGFEPVVDLGERKQ
- a CDS encoding DUF72 domain-containing protein, producing the protein MTRTYFLGCPQWQHPAWNARLPSGRSPLERYSKVFNCVEGNTTFYATPSREQCRQWRSQVPDDFRFLFKFPRQVTHDRLLAGAGSEVQAFLEILAPLEDVFGPFLLQLPAAFGPQHLDNLWRFIDALPAALSCTVEMRHSAFFSKGEAERALNRGLRQRNIARVCFDSRALFTAAPDSEATRDAQRKKPRVPVHLLPVDASPVIRYIGHPDLEANRPFLAPWVERVGTWIEEGRRPFVFMHMPDKGDALSLAVLWSELLSERVPQAAALCLNEKQPQMGLF